The nucleotide sequence CGACGGGCCGGACGGCCCCCGGTGACCGGGTCAGCGGTGGCGGGTGAACTCCCACGCGTCGGAGACGATCCGCTCGATCTCGGTGCGCGATGGCTTCCAGCCCAGCTGCTCGGCCGCCCGGTCGCCCGCGGCGACCAGCACCGCCGGGTCGCCCGCCCGGCGCGGTGCCACGACGGCCGGGATCGGGTGCCCGGTCACCCGGCGGCAGGTCTCGACGACCTCGAGCACGGAGAACCCGTGGCCGCTGCCCAGGTTGTAGATGTCGTGCCGGCCGGCAGTGGCGTGCTCCAGTGCGAGGAGGTGCGCATCGGCCAGGTCGTCGACGTGGATGTAGTCGCGCACACAGGTGCCGTCCGGGGTCGGCCAGTCGTCACCGAAGATCGAGATCGACTCGCGGGTACCGGCGGCGACCTGCAGGACCAGCGGGATCAGGTGGGTCTCGACAGCGTGCCGCTCGCCGAGCCGGTGTCCGTCGCCGAGGTGCGCACCGGCGACGTTGAAGTACCGCAGGCTGGTCGCGGCGAGACCGTGCGCGTTCGCGTACGAGGTCATCATGTGGTCGATCGCGAGCTTGCTGGCGCCGTACGGGTTGGTCGGCCTGGTCGCCGCGGTCTCCGCGATCGGGACCTGGTCCGGCTCGCCGTAGGTGGCGGCGGTCGAGGAGAAGACCAGCCGCGGGACCGCGTGCTCGCGGATCGCCTCCAGCAGCCGGAAGGAGGCGACGACGTTGCCGTCCCAGTACCGTTCCGGCTTCTCCACCGACTCGCCGACCAGCGATCGTGCGGCGAAGTGCAGGACTCCGTCGAACCGGCCTCCGGCCAGGACATCGCCGGCGGCCGCACCGAGCTCGCCCTCGACGAAGGTTGCTCCGGTGGGGACGGCGTCCCGATGGCCGGTGGACAGATCGTCGAGCACGACGACCTCGTGCCCGGCCCCGAGCAGGTGCGCCGCGCACACACTGCCGACATACCCCGCACCACCGGTGACGAGCAGCTTCACTCCGGTCCTCCCACCGTGCCGATCCGACGGTGCGAGCCTCTCACCCCGCTCCCGGGTGCGTCGTCGTGCCCCCGGGGCGCGGGGCTCCTACTGGGCCCTGACGAGGACCGCGTGCGCCACCAGGGGTGCCACGGTGGCCTTCTCGCCGTCGGTGAGCACCGGGACGGGGTCGCCGAACCGCGGGATGGAACCGACCTCGACGATGTGTCCCGGCACGATCCCGGCCTGCTTGAGCTCGGCCATCAGGTCCGCGTCGTTCTGGACGTGCTCGGCGATCCGGCGCACCTCGACCCCGCCGCCGCCGCGGCGGGCCAGCTCGTCGAGCCGCTGCAGCCCGACCTCGAGCGCGGGCGGCACGGAGGACGAGGTGGACACGCCGTCGCCCCGCTCGAGCTCCTCGAGGCCCGGGATCGGGTTGCCGTACGGCGACACGGTCGGCTTGTCGAGCAGCCGGAGCAGCTTGCGCTCGACATCCTCGCTCATGACGTGCTCCCAGCGGCACGCCTCGGCGTGGACGAGTTCCCACTCCAGGCCGATCACGTCGATCAGCAGGCGTTCCGCGAGGCGGTGTTTGCGCATGACGGCGACGGCCCGGCTGCGGCCGTCGTCGGTCAGTTCGAGGTGGCGGTCCCCGGCCACGACGACCAGCCCGTCGCGCTCCATCCGGGCGACGGTCTGGCTGACGGTCGGGCCGCTCTGACCGAGGCGCTCGGCGATCCGCGCACGCAGCGGGACGACGCCTTCTTCCTCGAGTTCGTAGATGGTGCGGAGATACATCTCCGTGGTGTCGATGAGGTCGTTCACGTGGGGCCCCTTCATTCGGTGGCCAGTCTACCCAGGCCTGCACCCGGGCATGGTGCGCCCTTCCGGGGCAGGATGGGCCGCGTGTCCGGTTCCATGATCTCGCCCGAGCATCTCGCGGATCTGCTCGCCCCCGCCGCGGGCGGTGCGGGCGGCCCGCTCGAGCCCACCCGACCCGTGCTGCTCGACGTGCGATGGCGGCTGCTCGGCCCGCCCGGGCGGACCGACCACGCAGCCCGCCGGATCCCGGGCGCGGTCTTCGTGGACCTCGACACCGAGCTGGCGACGGGCCCGTCGTCGCCGGGGCCGGGCGGCCGGCACCCGCTGCCTGACCCGGCCGCACTGCAGGTCGTGCTGCGCGCCGCGGGAATCCGCGACGACGCACCGGACCAGCTCGTCGTCGCCTACGACGACATCGACGGCTCGGTCGCCGCGCGCGCCTGGTGGCTGCTGCGCTGGGCCGGTGTCGCACCCGGCCGGGTCCGGGTGCTCGACGGCGGGTTCACCGCGTGGGAGGCGGCCGGACTACCGGTCGCCGGAACCGGGGCCTCAGCTGACTCCGCACCGGAGCCCCCGGCGCCGGCGCCCGGTGACCTGGTGGTCCGGGGTGGCGCGATGCCGGTGCTCGACGCCGACGGCGCGGCCGCGACGGCCCGCGACGGCGTCCTGCTCGATGCCCGCGCCACGGCGCGCTTCCGCGGCGAGACCGAGCCGGTCGACCCGCGGGCCGGGCACATCCCGGGGGCCCGCAACACCCCGGCGGCGGCGAACGCCGGGCCGGGCGGGCGTTGGCACACCCCCGAGGTGCTGGCGGACCGGTTCCGCTCCGCCGGAATGGCGCCGGGGACCCCGGCCGGGGCCTACTGCGGATCGGGTGTCAATGCCTGCGCACTGGTGCTGGCGCTGGAGGAGTCCGGGCTCACCACGCCGGACGCACCGGCCGCGCTCTACCCGGGATCGTGGTCCGAGTGGAGCGCGGATCCGCAGCGCCCCGCCGCCACCGGTGACCGGCCGTGGGCGGCTCGGGAGTGACCGTGAACCTGCATCTGGCATACGGTCCCCTCCCATGAGCGCGCGCACGTCGGTCGTGTGGACACCGGAATTCCTCACCTACCAGCTGTCCGACGACCATCCCCTCAACCCGGTGCGGCTCGAGCTGATGATGGAGCTCTCACACGGGCTGGGCGTGCTCGACGGCGTCGAGCTGATCGAGCCGGAAGCGGCGACCGAGGCCGAGCTCACCCTGGTGCACACCCCCGGCTACCAGACGGCGATCCGATCCGCGCCCGAGGCGCCGTTCGGCGTCGGCCACGGGCTCGGCACCGCCGACAACCCGATCTTCTTCGGGATGCACGAGGCGGCCGCCCTGATCGCGGGTGGCTCGGTGCGGGCGGCCCGGGAGATCGCGGAGGGCCGCGCGGACCGGGCGGTGAACATGGCGGGCGGGCTGCACCACGCGATGCGCGACCGGGCCGCCGGGTTCTGCGTGTACAACGACTGCTCGGTGGCGATCGCCTGGCTGCTGGAACAGGGCTACGAGCGGATCGCCTACCTCGACGTCGACGTGCACCACGGCGACGGCGTGCAGGCCGCGTTCTACGACGACCCGCGGGTCATGACCATCTCGATGCACCAGCATCCGCTGACCCTGTGGCCGGGTACCGGCTGGGCCGGCGAGCTGGGCCGCGGCGACGGCGAGGGTTACGCGGTGAACATCGCGCTCCCGCCGGGGACCGGGGACGCCGGCTGGCTGCGCGCCTTCCACGGCGTGGTGCCGTCGCTGCTCGAGCAGTTCCGGCCGCAGGTGCTGGTCACCGAGTGCGGGGCCGACACGCACGCCGAGGACCCGCTGGCGAACCTGGAGCTGTCGGTCGACGGGCACCGCGCCATGTACCACGCGCTGCGCGAGCTCGCCGAGACCACCGCGGGCGGGAAGTGGCTGGTCCTCGGCGGTGGCGGCTACGCCCTGTACCGGGTGGTCCCGCGCTCCTGGACGCACCTGATGGCCGTCGCGCTCGACCGCGATCTGGATCCGGAGGCCGCGATCCCGGCGGACTGGACGGCGAAGGCCGCCACCCACACCCGGGCGCCGCTACCCGTCTCGATGTCCGACGGCGCGGACCCGTCGTTCGAACGCTGGGGTGGTTCGTTCGGGGAGCGGGTCGACTCGGCCATCCTGGAGACCCGCCGTGCGCTCTTCCCGCTGCACGGCCTCGACCCCGACGACCCGCGGGACTGACCGGCGGACAGGACGGACCCATGCCCGACGACGATCCGCAGCAGGACCACCCCTACCCCCGGCAGTGGGAGGCCGACGTCGTCGCCTCCGACGGCGGGATCGTGCACCTGCGCCCGATCACCGCCGCCGACGCGGACGAGCTGCTCGCCTTCCACTCCAAGCTGTCCGACCGCACGCGCTACCTGCGCTACTTCGGCCCCTACCCGCGGATCTCGCCGCGTGACCTGGAGCGCTTCACCGTCGTCGACCACCGCACCCGGGTCGCGTTCCTGGCGCTGCTCGGCGACGAGATCATCGCGGTCGGCCGCTACGAGGGGCTGACCACCGACGGTGGCGCGGCGGTGTCCGAGGGGGCGGGCACCGACAAGCCGGTCACCTCCGCCGAGGTCGCGTTCGTCGTGCGCGACGACCATCAGTCCCGCGGGCTCGGCTCGATCCTGCTGGAGCATCTCGCCGCGGCCGCCCGGGAGAACGGCCTGTCCCGGTTCGAGGCCGAGGTGCTGGTCGAGAACCACGCCATGGTCAGGGTCTTCCGCGAGGCCGGCTACCAGGTCAAGCGGGCCTTCGCCGAGGGCGTGCTGCACCTGGAGTTCGACATCGACCAGACCGAGAAGTCGATCGCCGTGCGCGACTCCCGGGAGCAGGCCGCCGAGGCGCGCAGCGTGGCGAACCTGCTGCACCCCGGCTCGGTCGCGGTGATCGGCGCCTCGGCGGACGAGACCAAGCTCGGCCACACCGTGCTGTCGAACCTGCTGCAGGCCGGGTTCACCGGCCCGGTGTACCCGGTCAACCCGGACGCGCGTTCGGTGCGCGGGGTGCGCGCCTACCCGTCCGTGATCGACATCCCGGACGAGGTCGATCTCGCCGTCGTCGCCGTCCCGGCCGCGAACATCGACGAGGTCATGGACTCCTGCCTGGCCAAGGGCGTCAAGGTGCTGGTGGTGATCAGCTCCGGGTTCGCCGACGCGGGCGACGCCGGCGGCACCGTCGCCGAGCGCAGGCTGGTCGCCGAGGCCCGCGCGCACGGCATGCGGGTGGTCGGGCCGAACGCGCTCGGCGTGGCCAATCCCGATCCGGCCGTCCGGCTCAACGCGACGCTGGCCCCGGCGCTGCCCGGCCCGGGCAGCACCGGGTTCTTCTGCCAGTCCGGCGCGCTGGGCACCGCGATCCTCGCGAACGCGCGCAGCCGCGGGCTGGGCCTGTCCTCGTTCGTGTCGGCGGGCAACCGCGCCGACGTCTCCGGCAACGACCTCATGCAGTACTGGCAGAACGACCCGGCCACCGATCAGGTGCTGCTCTACCTGGAGACGTTCGGCAACCCGCGCAAGTTCGCCCGGGTCGCTCGCCGGCTGGCCCGGACGAAGCCGATCGTGGCGGTGAAGTCCGGCCGGCACACCGGGCCGCTGCCGTCGCTGGCGTCGGTCGCCGCGCCGATCGACGAGCCGAGCGTGCAGGCGCTGTTCGAGCAGTCCGGTGTCATCCGGGTGCAGACCCTGCCGCAGCTGTTCGACACCGCGCTGCTGCTGGCCTACCAGCCGTTGCCCGGCGGGCGACGGGTCCGTGTCGTCGGCAACTCGACGGCGGTGAACCTGCTGGTCACCGACGGTCTGCTGGACGAGGGGCTGGAGCCGGCCGCCGATCCGGTCGACGTCGGCACCCGGGCATCGCCGGAGGAGTTCGCCGGGGCGGTGCGCTCGGCGCTGGCCGGGCCGGAACATCCGGACGCGCTGATCGCGGTGTTCGTCCCGCCGATCGCCGTCGAGGGCACCGCGCACGCGCACGCGCTGCGCGACGCCGCGGACGGTGCCGGGGTCCCGGTGCTCGCGGTCTTCCTGGCGGCGGAGGGGATACCGGAGGAGCTGTCGGTGCCGCAGCCCGACGGCACCCCGGGCCGCGGTTCGGTGCCCAGCTACGCCAGCCCGGAGCGGGCGACGTCGGCTCTCGGCCGGGTCGCCCGGTACGCGGAGTGGCGGAACACGCCGGTCGGTGAGTTCGTCGTCCCCGAGGGGATCGACACCGAGCGGGCGCGGCGGCTCGTCGCCTCGTTCGGGCCGGACGCGGAGCATCAGCTGACCGACGCCGAGGCCGTCGAGCTGCTCGACTGCTACGGCCTGGAGGTCATCAGGTTCGAGCGGGCCGAGGGCGCCGACGCCGCGGTCGCCGCGGCCGAGCGGGTCGGCTACCCGGTGGTACTCAAGGCGACTGCCGACGAGTGGCGGCACCGCGGGGACTTCGTCGGTGTCCGGCTCGACCTGATCTCGGCCGAGGCGGTCCGCGCGGCGCACGCCGAGCTGTTCCGGCTCACCGGGTCGGCGGAGGTGTACGTGCAGCGGATGGCACCCAAGGGCACGTCCTGCAAGCTGGAGGTCGTCGACGACCAGTCGTTCGGCTCGCTGCTCGCGTTCGGCTTGTCCGGCATGGCGACCGAGCTGCTCGACGACCGCGCCTACCGGGTGCTCCCGGTGTCGACCGAGGACGCGCGACGGCTGATCCGGGCGCCCCGCGCCGCCCCGCTGCTGACCGGTTACCGCGGCACCGAACCGGTCGACACCGCCGCGCTGGAGGACATCGTGCTGCGGGTCGGCCGGCTCACCGAGGACATCCCGCAGATCCGGTCGCTGGCCCTGGACCCGGTGCTGGCGTCCCCGGAGGGCGCCTTCGTCACCGGGGCCAGGGTGACCGTCGGCCGCCCGCCCAGCAGGCGCGACGCCGGTCCCCGCCGCCTGGCCTGAGCCCGGCGGCGGAGACCGGCGCGCACGGCTCGCGCCGCCGGACGCGCCGGCCGGTCGCGATCAGTTGCGGAACGACACCTGCAGGGTCGGGGCCGAGGTGTCGGCGAAGAAGTCGTTGCCCTTGTCGTCCATCACGACGAACGCCGGGAAGTCCTCGACCTCGATCTTCCAGACCGCCTCCATGCCGAGCTCCGGGTACTCCAGCACGTCGACCTTGCGGATGCAGTCCTGCGCGAGCCGGGCCGCCGGGCCGCCGATCGAGCCCAGGTAGAAGCCGCCGTTGGCCGCGCACGAGTCCACGACCTGCTTGGACCGGTTGCCCTTCGCCAGCATCACCAGCGACCCGCCGGCCTCCTGGAACTGCTGCACGTAGGAGTCCATCCGGCCGGCCGTGGTCGGGCCGAACGAACCCGACGCGTAGCCCTCCGGGGTCTTCGCCGGGCCCGCGTAGTACACGGCGTGGTCGCGCAGGTACTGCGGCATCGGCTCGCCGGCGTCGAGCCGCTCGGCGATCTTGGCGTGCGCGATGTCCCGGGCGACGACCAGCGGCCCGGTCAGCGACAGCCGGGTCTTCACCGGCAGCTGCGAGAGCTGAGCCCGGATCTCGTCCATCGGCCGGTTCAGGTCGACCCGCACGACCTCGTCGGACAGGTCGCCGTCGGTGGCCTCCGGCAGGTACTGCGCCGGGTCGCGCTCCAGCTGCTCCAGGTACACCCCGGACGGCGTGATCTTCGCCTTGGCCTGGCGGTCGGCCGAGCAGGAGACGGCCACCCCGACCGGCAGCGACGCACCGTGCCGGGGCAGCCGGATCACCCGGACGTCGTGACAGAAGTACTTGCCGCCGAACTGGGCGCCGATCCCGAAGTTGCGGGTCAGCTCCAGCACCTGCTGCTCGAGGTCGGTGTCCCGGATCGCGTGCCCGAGCTCGGACCCCTCGGTGGGGAGATTGTCCAGGTAGCGGGCCGAGGCGAGCTTGGCGACCTTCAGGTTGTACTCGGCCGACATGCCGCCGACGACGATCGCGAGGTGATACGGCGGGCAGGCCGCGGTGCCCAGCGAGCGCAGCTTCTCGTCGAGGAAGGCGGCAAGGCGCTTGGGGTTCAGCAGCGCCTTCGTCTCCTGGTACAGGAACGTCTTGTTGGCCGACCCGCCGCCCTTGGCCATGATCAGGAACTCGTAGTACGGGTCCCGGCCGGGCTTGGCGTAGAGCTCGACCTGCGCCGGGAGGTTGGTCCCGGTGTTCTTCTCGTCCCAGAAGCTCAGCGGCGCCATCTGCGAGTAGCGCAGGTTCAGCTCCTGGTAGGCCTCGAACACGCCGCGGGAGACCGCGGCCTCGTCGTCACCCCCGGTCAGCACGGTCTCGGTCTTCTTGCCGACCACGATCGCGGTGCCGGTGTCCTGGCACATCGGCAGCACGCCGCCGGCCGAGACACAGGCGTTGCGCAGCAGGTCGGTGGCGACGAACCGGTCGTTGCCGCTCGCCTCCGGATCGTCGACGATGGCGCGCAGCTGCCGCAGGTGCGACGGCCGCAGCAGGTGCTGGATGTCGGTGACGGCGGCGCGGACCAGGCCGGTGATCGTCTCCGGCGGCACCTCGAGGAAGGTGCGGCCGGCGGCCTCGGTCACGACGCCCGCGGGCAGGTCGAGCTCGCGGTACTCGGTGTCGTCCGGGCCGAGCGGGAGCACGTCGGTGTGGTGGAACTCGGGCATGGCCGGGACGCTACCGGGCCGGCCCGACGCGCGACCGCAGGTGGAGACGCACGCGACGACGTGATCCCGACCGCCGCACCGCCTAACCGGACGATCCTCCGGTTGTCCGGTAGCGTGGGTCACATGCCTGGTTCGATCCTCGGAACATCGGTCCGTCGCGTCGAGGACGCCGACCTCATCACCGGCCGCAGCACCTATGTGGGGAACCTGCGCCGGGAGTCGCTCTCGCACGTCGTCTTCGTCCGCTCGCCACTGGCGCACGCCCTGGTCACCGGCATCGACACCAGCGCCGCCGCGGCAGCGCCCGGAGTGCTCGCCGTCTACACCGCAGCCGATCTCGAGCTGCCCGCGCACCACGGTCTGATGGTGCTGAACCCGCAGACCCCGCGCCCCCCGCTGGCGACCGACCGGGTCCGGTTCGTCGGCGAGGCGGTCGCGCTGGTCGTCGCCGACAGCCGCGCTGCCGCGGTGGACGCGGCCGAGCTGGTCGAGGTCGACTACGACCCACTGCCCGCCGTCACCGATCCGGAGGCCGCGCTGGCCGACGGCGCCGAGCTGCAGTTCCCGGAGCTGGGCAGCAACCTCGCGGGCGGTGAGCGCGGTCCCGGCCCGGACCCGCTCGACGGCGCCGAGATCGTCGTCCGGGCCCGGATGGAGAACCAGCGGGTGGCCGCCGTGCCGCTGGAGGGCAACGCGATCGCCGTCGAACCCGGTGGCCCCGGCGACGAGTTCGCGCTCACCGTGCACGTCTCCACCCAGATGCCGCACGGTTTCCGCGCTCAGCTCGCCGGGCTGCTCGGACTGGAGCCCGGCGACGTCCGGGTGATCGCGCCGCACGTCGGCGGCGGGTTCGGCGCCAAGGCGGGTGTGCTCGCCGAGCACACCGCGACCGTCGTCGCCGCCCGTGCCCTCGGGCGTCCGCTGACCTGGGTGGAGACCCGCTCGGAGAACCTGGTCTCGATGCCGCACGGCCGCGGCCAGGTCGGGTACTACGAGCTGGGGCTCACCCGGGACGGCCGGATGACCGGCCTGCGCGCCCGGGTGATCGGCGACTCCGGCGCGTACGCCGGGTTCGGCGGTGCGCTGCCGCTGCGGACCACCTACCTGATGGCGACCGGGGTCTACGACATCCCGGTGCTGCGCTACGACGCCGTCGCCGCGCTGACCAACACCACACCGATGGGCGCGTTCCGCGGCGCCGGCCGTCCGGAGGCCGCCGCGCACCTGGAACGGCTGGTCGACGTGGCCGCCGCCGAGCTGGGGATGGACCCGGTGGAGCTGCGCCGGCGCAACCTGCTCGATCCCGCCGCCTTCCCGCACACCACGCCGACCGGGGCGACCTACGACGTCGGCGACTACGACCTGCCGCTGCGCGAGGCCCTGCGGATCGCCGGCTACGAAGAGCTGCGCGTCGAGCAGGCACGCCGCCGGGCGGCCGGCGACCCGGTCCGGCTCGGCATCGGCATCGCCGCCTACGTCGAGGTCACCGCGGGTGGCGGTGGCGGCGAGTACGGCTCGGTGACCGTGCACGACGACGGGACCGCCACCGTGTCCGCCGGTACCTCGGCGCACGGCCAGGGGCACGCGACGTCGTTCTCGATGCTGGTCGCCGACCGGCTCGGCATCCCGCTGGAGAGCATCCGGTACGTGCAGTCGGACACCGCGCTCG is from Pseudonocardia autotrophica and encodes:
- a CDS encoding sulfurtransferase, which encodes MISPEHLADLLAPAAGGAGGPLEPTRPVLLDVRWRLLGPPGRTDHAARRIPGAVFVDLDTELATGPSSPGPGGRHPLPDPAALQVVLRAAGIRDDAPDQLVVAYDDIDGSVAARAWWLLRWAGVAPGRVRVLDGGFTAWEAAGLPVAGTGASADSAPEPPAPAPGDLVVRGGAMPVLDADGAAATARDGVLLDARATARFRGETEPVDPRAGHIPGARNTPAAANAGPGGRWHTPEVLADRFRSAGMAPGTPAGAYCGSGVNACALVLALEESGLTTPDAPAALYPGSWSEWSADPQRPAATGDRPWAARE
- a CDS encoding metal-dependent transcriptional regulator yields the protein MNDLIDTTEMYLRTIYELEEEGVVPLRARIAERLGQSGPTVSQTVARMERDGLVVVAGDRHLELTDDGRSRAVAVMRKHRLAERLLIDVIGLEWELVHAEACRWEHVMSEDVERKLLRLLDKPTVSPYGNPIPGLEELERGDGVSTSSSVPPALEVGLQRLDELARRGGGGVEVRRIAEHVQNDADLMAELKQAGIVPGHIVEVGSIPRFGDPVPVLTDGEKATVAPLVAHAVLVRAQ
- a CDS encoding xanthine dehydrogenase family protein molybdopterin-binding subunit, with product MPGSILGTSVRRVEDADLITGRSTYVGNLRRESLSHVVFVRSPLAHALVTGIDTSAAAAAPGVLAVYTAADLELPAHHGLMVLNPQTPRPPLATDRVRFVGEAVALVVADSRAAAVDAAELVEVDYDPLPAVTDPEAALADGAELQFPELGSNLAGGERGPGPDPLDGAEIVVRARMENQRVAAVPLEGNAIAVEPGGPGDEFALTVHVSTQMPHGFRAQLAGLLGLEPGDVRVIAPHVGGGFGAKAGVLAEHTATVVAARALGRPLTWVETRSENLVSMPHGRGQVGYYELGLTRDGRMTGLRARVIGDSGAYAGFGGALPLRTTYLMATGVYDIPVLRYDAVAALTNTTPMGAFRGAGRPEAAAHLERLVDVAAAELGMDPVELRRRNLLDPAAFPHTTPTGATYDVGDYDLPLREALRIAGYEELRVEQARRRAAGDPVRLGIGIAAYVEVTAGGGGGEYGSVTVHDDGTATVSAGTSAHGQGHATSFSMLVADRLGIPLESIRYVQSDTALVPRGAGTGGSRSLQLGGTAVAEAAHELYERARKLAAALLEASADDVEITDDGRFGVAGVPGGPTVGWSDVHRQAVLTGEELHVGLDSQQDGATFPFGAHVSVVEVDTDTGRVTPLRHIAVDDCGRILNPLLVEGQQHGGLAQGIAQALYEQVLFDDEGQPMTSSLAAYTVPTAADMFGFEVATTETPTPLNSLGAKGIGESATIGSTPAVQNAVVDALADLGVRHIDLPCTPERVWRAVAAARSGTPQDAWREPPAVFADLPVRGGEAADDEAGAI
- a CDS encoding acetoin utilization protein AcuC; the encoded protein is MSARTSVVWTPEFLTYQLSDDHPLNPVRLELMMELSHGLGVLDGVELIEPEAATEAELTLVHTPGYQTAIRSAPEAPFGVGHGLGTADNPIFFGMHEAAALIAGGSVRAAREIAEGRADRAVNMAGGLHHAMRDRAAGFCVYNDCSVAIAWLLEQGYERIAYLDVDVHHGDGVQAAFYDDPRVMTISMHQHPLTLWPGTGWAGELGRGDGEGYAVNIALPPGTGDAGWLRAFHGVVPSLLEQFRPQVLVTECGADTHAEDPLANLELSVDGHRAMYHALRELAETTAGGKWLVLGGGGYALYRVVPRSWTHLMAVALDRDLDPEAAIPADWTAKAATHTRAPLPVSMSDGADPSFERWGGSFGERVDSAILETRRALFPLHGLDPDDPRD
- a CDS encoding fumarate hydratase, with translation MPEFHHTDVLPLGPDDTEYRELDLPAGVVTEAAGRTFLEVPPETITGLVRAAVTDIQHLLRPSHLRQLRAIVDDPEASGNDRFVATDLLRNACVSAGGVLPMCQDTGTAIVVGKKTETVLTGGDDEAAVSRGVFEAYQELNLRYSQMAPLSFWDEKNTGTNLPAQVELYAKPGRDPYYEFLIMAKGGGSANKTFLYQETKALLNPKRLAAFLDEKLRSLGTAACPPYHLAIVVGGMSAEYNLKVAKLASARYLDNLPTEGSELGHAIRDTDLEQQVLELTRNFGIGAQFGGKYFCHDVRVIRLPRHGASLPVGVAVSCSADRQAKAKITPSGVYLEQLERDPAQYLPEATDGDLSDEVVRVDLNRPMDEIRAQLSQLPVKTRLSLTGPLVVARDIAHAKIAERLDAGEPMPQYLRDHAVYYAGPAKTPEGYASGSFGPTTAGRMDSYVQQFQEAGGSLVMLAKGNRSKQVVDSCAANGGFYLGSIGGPAARLAQDCIRKVDVLEYPELGMEAVWKIEVEDFPAFVVMDDKGNDFFADTSAPTLQVSFRN
- the galE gene encoding UDP-glucose 4-epimerase GalE; translated protein: MKLLVTGGAGYVGSVCAAHLLGAGHEVVVLDDLSTGHRDAVPTGATFVEGELGAAAGDVLAGGRFDGVLHFAARSLVGESVEKPERYWDGNVVASFRLLEAIREHAVPRLVFSSTAATYGEPDQVPIAETAATRPTNPYGASKLAIDHMMTSYANAHGLAATSLRYFNVAGAHLGDGHRLGERHAVETHLIPLVLQVAAGTRESISIFGDDWPTPDGTCVRDYIHVDDLADAHLLALEHATAGRHDIYNLGSGHGFSVLEVVETCRRVTGHPIPAVVAPRRAGDPAVLVAAGDRAAEQLGWKPSRTEIERIVSDAWEFTRHR
- a CDS encoding bifunctional acetate--CoA ligase family protein/GNAT family N-acetyltransferase, with translation MPDDDPQQDHPYPRQWEADVVASDGGIVHLRPITAADADELLAFHSKLSDRTRYLRYFGPYPRISPRDLERFTVVDHRTRVAFLALLGDEIIAVGRYEGLTTDGGAAVSEGAGTDKPVTSAEVAFVVRDDHQSRGLGSILLEHLAAAARENGLSRFEAEVLVENHAMVRVFREAGYQVKRAFAEGVLHLEFDIDQTEKSIAVRDSREQAAEARSVANLLHPGSVAVIGASADETKLGHTVLSNLLQAGFTGPVYPVNPDARSVRGVRAYPSVIDIPDEVDLAVVAVPAANIDEVMDSCLAKGVKVLVVISSGFADAGDAGGTVAERRLVAEARAHGMRVVGPNALGVANPDPAVRLNATLAPALPGPGSTGFFCQSGALGTAILANARSRGLGLSSFVSAGNRADVSGNDLMQYWQNDPATDQVLLYLETFGNPRKFARVARRLARTKPIVAVKSGRHTGPLPSLASVAAPIDEPSVQALFEQSGVIRVQTLPQLFDTALLLAYQPLPGGRRVRVVGNSTAVNLLVTDGLLDEGLEPAADPVDVGTRASPEEFAGAVRSALAGPEHPDALIAVFVPPIAVEGTAHAHALRDAADGAGVPVLAVFLAAEGIPEELSVPQPDGTPGRGSVPSYASPERATSALGRVARYAEWRNTPVGEFVVPEGIDTERARRLVASFGPDAEHQLTDAEAVELLDCYGLEVIRFERAEGADAAVAAAERVGYPVVLKATADEWRHRGDFVGVRLDLISAEAVRAAHAELFRLTGSAEVYVQRMAPKGTSCKLEVVDDQSFGSLLAFGLSGMATELLDDRAYRVLPVSTEDARRLIRAPRAAPLLTGYRGTEPVDTAALEDIVLRVGRLTEDIPQIRSLALDPVLASPEGAFVTGARVTVGRPPSRRDAGPRRLA